The proteins below are encoded in one region of Paralysiella testudinis:
- a CDS encoding DDE-type integrase/transposase/recombinase, with product MRCETGKLYLFVAIDRKTKYVYAELHPRMTQKTAVSFLRNLQQDCVFKITHILTDNGAQFTLQLAEPSTTA from the coding sequence GTGCGTTGTGAAACCGGCAAGCTGTACCTGTTTGTCGCCATCGACCGCAAAACCAAATATGTTTATGCAGAACTTCATCCGCGTATGACGCAGAAAACCGCCGTTTCTTTTCTGCGCAACCTACAACAAGATTGTGTGTTTAAAATCACCCATATCCTAACGGACAACGGTGCGCAGTTTACCCTACAACTTGCTGAGCCAAGCACAACGGCCTGA
- a CDS encoding integrase core domain-containing protein has product MRSLPYNLLSQAQRPDKEHPFDELCRHLGIEHRTTKFRHPWTNGQVEITNKMLKEVTVKRFHYEHPDELKRHLMVFLLYYNHQRPLRSLKYKTPWQALEDCYNLEPELFRENPFQKIMGLNT; this is encoded by the coding sequence GTGCGCAGTTTACCCTACAACTTGCTGAGCCAAGCACAACGGCCTGATAAGGAGCATCCGTTTGACGAGCTTTGCCGGCATTTGGGCATTGAGCACCGTACCACGAAATTCCGTCATCCATGGACGAACGGGCAGGTGGAGATTACCAACAAGATGCTGAAAGAGGTAACGGTCAAACGCTTCCACTATGAGCATCCTGACGAACTTAAACGGCACTTGATGGTATTTTTGCTGTATTACAACCATCAACGCCCCTTACGGTCGTTGAAGTACAAAACGCCTTGGCAGGCTTTGGAAGATTGCTATAATCTAGAGCCTGAATTGTTTCGTGAAAATCCATTCCAGAAGATTATGGGTCTTAACACTTAG
- the pyrE gene encoding orotate phosphoribosyltransferase — MSDFRQQFLHFALQQNVLKFGEFTTKAGRLSPYFFNAGLFNDGASTLQLARFYAQAIINSQLPFDMLFGPAYKGIILAAATAMMLAEQGVNVPFAYNRKEAKDHGEGGVLVGAPLQGRVLIIDDVISAGTSVRESVRLIEAAGAVPAGVAIALDRMEKGSGELSAVQEVTEQYGLPVVAIANLQDLLTLIADNDTLAAYRAPVAAYRQRYGVI, encoded by the coding sequence ATGTCAGACTTTCGCCAACAATTTCTCCACTTTGCCCTACAACAAAACGTTTTGAAGTTTGGCGAATTCACCACCAAAGCCGGGCGCTTGTCGCCGTATTTTTTTAATGCGGGGCTGTTTAACGATGGCGCCAGCACGCTGCAATTGGCGCGTTTTTACGCCCAAGCCATCATCAACAGCCAGTTGCCGTTTGATATGCTGTTCGGCCCCGCCTACAAAGGCATTATTTTGGCCGCCGCCACCGCCATGATGCTGGCCGAGCAAGGCGTTAACGTGCCGTTTGCCTACAATCGCAAAGAAGCCAAAGACCACGGCGAAGGCGGCGTATTGGTGGGCGCGCCGCTGCAAGGGCGGGTGCTGATTATCGACGACGTGATTTCCGCCGGCACTTCGGTGCGCGAATCAGTGCGGCTGATTGAAGCCGCCGGTGCCGTGCCCGCCGGGGTGGCGATTGCGCTGGACCGCATGGAAAAAGGCAGCGGCGAATTATCGGCCGTGCAGGAAGTAACCGAGCAATACGGCCTGCCGGTGGTGGCGATTGCCAACTTGCAAGACTTGCTCACCCTGATTGCCGACAACGACACCTTGGCCGCCTACCGCGCACCGGTGGCCGCCTACCGCCAGCGCTACGGCGTGATTTGA
- a CDS encoding alpha/beta hydrolase: MRSNELEDLNLLLIRDAAEAPMWLDRWALSYPTVHTLSVNAHDNIETWQASVAQAWHGTNRHTVAVVAHGSGALALMAWLYQADILTQKALRATILAAPSQSAWREDAHHTLLRARLNGRAAVVVGANDEQCPAEWARGLAHNWGARFFTAPQAGHLNGDLHGWQWGMKLLQEMLLS; the protein is encoded by the coding sequence ATGCGCAGCAACGAACTGGAAGACTTAAATTTATTGCTGATACGCGATGCCGCCGAAGCGCCGATGTGGCTGGATCGCTGGGCGCTAAGCTATCCAACCGTGCACACGCTATCGGTGAACGCACACGACAACATCGAAACGTGGCAGGCCAGCGTGGCACAAGCTTGGCATGGCACCAACCGCCACACCGTGGCCGTGGTGGCCCACGGCAGCGGTGCTTTGGCATTGATGGCGTGGCTGTATCAAGCCGACATCCTTACCCAAAAAGCCTTACGCGCCACCATTCTGGCCGCACCCAGCCAAAGCGCCTGGCGCGAGGATGCTCACCACACTCTGTTACGCGCCCGCCTGAATGGCCGCGCCGCCGTGGTGGTGGGTGCCAACGATGAACAATGCCCGGCCGAATGGGCGCGCGGCTTGGCTCACAACTGGGGCGCCCGCTTTTTTACCGCGCCGCAAGCAGGGCATTTAAACGGTGATTTACACGGCTGGCAATGGGGAATGAAATTGCTGCAGGAAATGCTGTTGAGTTAG
- the aqpZ gene encoding aquaporin Z produces the protein MNKYLAECFGTFWLVFGGCGSAVLAAAYPELGIGFAGVALAFGLTVLTMAYAVGHISGGHFNPAVSVGLFIGGRFEGKELLPYIIAQVIGAILAAAVLYFVATGKAEFDIAASGLASNGYGEHSPGGYSMAAALTIEIVLTAFFLIIIMGSTDARAPKGFAPIAIGLALTLIHLISIPVTNTSVNPARSTGVALFQGGGALGQLWLFWLAPIIGGALGAWIYKNLIGKQ, from the coding sequence ATGAACAAATATCTGGCCGAATGTTTCGGCACCTTTTGGCTGGTATTCGGCGGCTGCGGCAGTGCCGTGCTGGCGGCGGCCTACCCTGAGCTGGGCATCGGCTTTGCCGGGGTGGCACTGGCTTTCGGCCTTACCGTGCTCACCATGGCCTATGCGGTGGGGCATATTTCCGGCGGCCACTTTAATCCGGCGGTATCGGTGGGTTTGTTTATCGGCGGCCGTTTTGAAGGCAAGGAATTGCTGCCTTACATTATTGCGCAAGTAATCGGTGCCATCTTAGCCGCTGCCGTGCTGTATTTTGTGGCCACCGGCAAAGCCGAATTCGACATTGCCGCCAGCGGCCTAGCCAGCAACGGCTACGGCGAGCATTCGCCCGGCGGCTACAGCATGGCCGCGGCTCTTACGATTGAAATCGTGCTGACAGCGTTTTTCCTAATCATCATCATGGGCAGCACCGATGCGCGCGCACCCAAAGGCTTTGCGCCGATTGCCATCGGTTTGGCCTTAACCCTGATTCACTTAATCAGCATTCCGGTTACCAATACTTCCGTCAACCCCGCACGTTCCACCGGCGTGGCCTTATTCCAAGGCGGCGGTGCGCTGGGGCAATTGTGGCTGTTTTGGCTGGCACCCATCATCGGCGGTGCGCTGGGGGCATGGATTTACAAAAACCTGATTGGCAAACAATAG
- a CDS encoding exodeoxyribonuclease III, with translation MLRIISANVNGIRSAANKGFLEYLGKVNADIVCVQELKAQEADMSEAMRRPHGMHGVWHTAEKRGYSGVAIYSKQAPDAVQVGLGLPEFDHEGRYVRADFGRLTVISLYLPSGSSSEDRQAVKYRFLDAFLPMLADLHAAGRDVVVCGDWNIAHHNIDLKNWKGNLKNSGFLPEERAWLTRVIEELGWVDVWRTLYAEIPGYTWWSNRGQAYAKDVGWRIDYQMCTPALAATATQAHVYKDEKFSDHAPLVVDYDYSGSLA, from the coding sequence GTGTTGCGCATTATCTCAGCCAATGTAAACGGCATCCGCTCGGCGGCAAACAAAGGTTTTTTGGAATACTTGGGCAAAGTCAACGCCGACATTGTGTGCGTGCAGGAGCTTAAGGCGCAAGAAGCCGATATGAGCGAAGCCATGCGGCGCCCGCACGGCATGCACGGCGTGTGGCACACCGCCGAAAAGCGCGGCTACAGCGGCGTGGCCATCTACAGCAAACAAGCACCCGATGCGGTGCAAGTGGGCTTGGGGCTGCCTGAATTCGACCACGAAGGCCGCTATGTACGTGCCGACTTTGGTCGCCTCACGGTGATTTCGTTGTACTTGCCGTCTGGCAGCAGCTCGGAAGATCGCCAAGCGGTGAAATACCGTTTTTTGGATGCGTTTTTGCCGATGCTGGCCGATTTACACGCCGCCGGGCGCGATGTGGTGGTGTGCGGCGATTGGAACATTGCCCACCACAATATCGACCTGAAAAACTGGAAAGGCAACCTGAAAAACTCCGGCTTTTTGCCCGAAGAGCGCGCCTGGCTGACAAGGGTGATTGAGGAGCTGGGTTGGGTGGATGTGTGGCGCACCCTATATGCGGAAATCCCCGGCTATACCTGGTGGAGCAACCGCGGCCAAGCCTATGCCAAAGACGTGGGCTGGCGCATCGACTACCAAATGTGCACCCCGGCACTGGCCGCCACTGCCACCCAAGCGCATGTGTATAAAGACGAAAAATTCTCCGACCACGCGCCCTTGGTGGTGGATTACGATTATTCAGGCAGCCTTGCATAG
- a CDS encoding helicase HerA-like domain-containing protein: MYTFAIARSADNQPLDVVGKMANRHGLIAGATGTGKTVSLRRMAEAFSEQGIPVFLVDVKGDLSGLVNAGANSGKVAERMQQFGLPENYLQGFPVRFWDVFGDTGIPLRVTISDMGPMLLSRLMNLNDTQEGLLNVVFRVADDNGWHLIDLKDLRGMLQYVGDNAAQFRTQYGNVSAASVGAIQRQLLSLENEGADKLFGEPNLDLQDWLQTEGQYGVINVLNSEKLMRSPRMYSAFLLWMLAQLFQTLPEVGDPDKPKFVMFFDEAHLLFDNAAPALLQQVEQVVRLIRSKGVGVYFVTQNPLDLPDTVLGQLGNRIQHALRAFTPRDQKAVKAAADTFRSNPNINVAEAIGELGVGEALVSFLDEQGMPAPVERALILPPQSSLTPLSEDERRARYQGDVLYRHYQDTVDNFSAFEALAQQAQQQAQQAAAAEAEQAAAKPTAAKDSGSDDEGLFGSLLGGLFGNRKKANQGLVDDLAHQVGKRINTQVTNSIGRAITRGILGAISGKK, encoded by the coding sequence ATGTACACCTTTGCCATTGCCCGCAGCGCCGACAACCAACCCTTGGATGTGGTCGGCAAAATGGCCAACCGCCACGGCTTAATTGCCGGTGCCACCGGTACCGGTAAAACCGTTTCCCTACGCCGCATGGCCGAAGCATTTAGCGAGCAGGGGATTCCGGTATTTTTGGTGGATGTGAAAGGCGATTTGTCCGGCTTGGTCAACGCCGGCGCCAACAGCGGCAAAGTGGCCGAGCGCATGCAACAGTTCGGGCTGCCTGAAAACTATTTGCAAGGCTTTCCGGTGCGCTTTTGGGACGTATTCGGCGACACCGGCATTCCCTTGCGCGTGACCATTTCCGATATGGGGCCGATGCTGTTGTCGCGCTTGATGAACCTCAACGACACCCAAGAAGGCTTGCTCAATGTGGTGTTCCGCGTGGCCGACGACAACGGCTGGCACTTAATCGACCTCAAAGACCTGCGCGGCATGTTGCAATACGTGGGCGACAACGCCGCCCAATTTCGCACCCAATACGGCAATGTGTCGGCCGCCAGCGTGGGCGCCATCCAGCGCCAGCTCTTGAGCCTGGAAAACGAAGGCGCCGACAAACTCTTTGGCGAGCCCAATCTGGATTTGCAAGACTGGCTGCAAACCGAAGGCCAATATGGCGTGATTAACGTGCTCAATTCAGAAAAGCTCATGCGCAGCCCGCGCATGTACAGCGCCTTTTTGCTGTGGATGCTGGCGCAGCTGTTTCAAACGCTGCCTGAAGTGGGCGATCCGGACAAACCCAAATTTGTGATGTTTTTCGACGAAGCCCATTTGCTGTTCGACAACGCCGCCCCGGCGCTGTTGCAACAAGTAGAGCAAGTGGTGCGCCTAATCCGCTCCAAAGGCGTGGGCGTGTATTTTGTCACTCAAAACCCGCTCGACTTGCCCGACACCGTATTGGGGCAACTGGGCAACCGCATCCAACACGCCTTGCGCGCCTTTACCCCGCGCGACCAAAAAGCCGTAAAAGCCGCTGCCGATACGTTCCGCAGCAACCCCAATATCAATGTGGCCGAAGCCATCGGCGAATTGGGCGTGGGCGAAGCGCTGGTGTCGTTTTTGGATGAACAAGGCATGCCCGCCCCGGTAGAGCGTGCGTTGATTCTGCCGCCGCAATCCAGCCTCACGCCGTTGAGTGAAGACGAGCGCCGCGCACGCTACCAAGGCGATGTGCTCTACCGCCACTACCAAGACACCGTTGATAATTTCTCTGCCTTCGAAGCATTGGCACAGCAGGCGCAACAACAAGCCCAGCAGGCCGCCGCAGCCGAAGCCGAGCAGGCTGCCGCCAAACCAACCGCTGCCAAAGACAGCGGCAGTGATGATGAGGGTTTGTTCGGCAGCCTGCTCGGCGGCCTGTTCGGCAACCGCAAAAAAGCCAACCAAGGTTTGGTCGATGACTTGGCACACCAAGTGGGCAAACGCATCAACACCCAAGTGACCAACAGCATCGGCCGGGCGATTACGCGCGGTATTTTGGGGGCGATTAGCGGCAAGAAATAA
- the pta gene encoding phosphate acetyltransferase — MPNFLLVPIGTKTGLTSISLGLVRALQQSGRKPAYFKPVAHTPLNEQGVEAATHFAAELFLLNPPQPLPLSTVESMIAAGNDDDLIELMVANYNRADAADHDVMIIEGVVPDSERSYLADKNAQIANAINARVVLVVDAHNAPAGQVAEQIHLAWQTYAASQTEAAGFILNKYNSPQAKQDYVAEVLAGLAQSSPQLVCLGVVPFAPEKSAQRLLDVARHLNAEVLRGADYLATSRVREIVVAGRSATHMSDRFTAGALIIAPGDREDVMMAAALKTLSGVPLAGMVLTCNSLPSEGLQSIVAPALKDKIPVLLTEQDTYQTAYSLSSQSPHVPHDDTERMESMVDFVAENLDTDALCRNMAQPARLRLSPPAFRYRMMEQARAAAKRIVLPEGNEPRTIEAAAICQSKGIAHCILLAKPTEVFEVAKTRGIEIPPTLEIVDPDTIRRRYIDPMVALRKHKGLTPGLAEKQLEDTVVLGTMMLATGEVDGLVSGAVHTTANTIRPALQLIKTAPGASLVSSIFFMLMPEQVLVYGDCAVNPEPTAEELADIAIQSADSAQAFGIEPKVAMISYSTGASGSGAEVQKVKTATDLARAKRPDLLIDGPLQYDAASVPSVGRQKAPDSPVAGQATVFVFPDLNTGNTTYKAVQRSANVLSVGPMLQGLNKPVNDLSRGALVDDIVYTIAITAIQAVQMAKKAVL, encoded by the coding sequence ATGCCCAACTTCCTTCTGGTGCCCATCGGCACCAAAACCGGCCTCACCAGCATTTCGCTGGGCTTGGTGCGCGCCTTGCAGCAAAGCGGGCGTAAACCGGCCTATTTCAAACCGGTGGCACACACACCGCTGAATGAGCAAGGCGTGGAAGCGGCCACCCATTTTGCCGCCGAGCTGTTTTTGTTGAATCCGCCGCAGCCGTTGCCGTTAAGCACCGTAGAGAGCATGATTGCCGCCGGCAACGACGACGATTTGATTGAGCTGATGGTGGCCAATTACAACCGCGCCGATGCGGCGGATCACGATGTGATGATTATCGAAGGTGTGGTGCCCGACAGCGAACGCAGCTATCTGGCCGACAAAAACGCCCAAATCGCCAATGCCATCAATGCCCGCGTGGTGCTGGTGGTGGATGCGCACAACGCCCCGGCCGGCCAAGTGGCCGAGCAAATCCATCTGGCTTGGCAAACCTATGCCGCCAGCCAAACCGAAGCGGCCGGGTTTATCTTAAACAAATACAATAGCCCGCAGGCCAAACAAGATTATGTGGCCGAAGTGTTGGCCGGTTTGGCGCAAAGCAGCCCGCAGCTGGTGTGTTTGGGCGTGGTGCCGTTTGCACCGGAAAAATCGGCGCAGCGCCTGTTGGATGTGGCGCGCCACTTGAATGCTGAAGTGTTACGCGGTGCCGATTATCTGGCCACCAGCCGCGTGCGCGAGATTGTGGTGGCCGGGCGCAGCGCCACCCACATGAGCGACCGCTTTACTGCCGGTGCATTGATTATCGCCCCGGGCGACCGTGAAGACGTGATGATGGCCGCTGCGCTGAAAACCCTCTCCGGCGTGCCCTTGGCCGGCATGGTACTTACCTGTAATTCGCTGCCATCGGAAGGGTTGCAAAGCATTGTTGCCCCGGCGCTGAAAGACAAAATCCCGGTGCTGCTCACCGAGCAGGATACCTACCAAACCGCCTACTCCTTGTCGAGCCAGTCGCCGCATGTGCCGCACGACGACACCGAACGCATGGAAAGCATGGTCGATTTTGTGGCCGAAAACCTCGATACCGACGCCTTGTGCCGCAATATGGCGCAGCCCGCGCGCTTACGCCTGTCGCCGCCGGCTTTCCGCTATCGCATGATGGAGCAGGCGCGTGCTGCGGCCAAACGCATTGTGCTGCCGGAAGGCAACGAGCCGCGCACCATCGAGGCCGCAGCCATTTGCCAAAGCAAAGGCATTGCCCACTGCATCTTGCTGGCCAAACCAACCGAAGTATTTGAAGTGGCCAAAACCCGCGGTATTGAGATTCCGCCTACCTTGGAAATTGTCGACCCCGACACCATCCGCCGCCGCTACATTGATCCGATGGTGGCCTTGCGCAAACACAAAGGCCTCACCCCCGGCTTGGCCGAAAAGCAGTTGGAAGACACCGTGGTATTGGGTACCATGATGCTGGCCACCGGTGAAGTGGACGGCTTGGTTTCCGGCGCGGTGCACACCACTGCCAACACCATCCGCCCGGCCTTGCAATTGATTAAAACCGCTCCCGGCGCCAGCCTGGTGTCGAGCATCTTTTTTATGCTGATGCCCGAACAGGTGCTGGTGTATGGCGATTGCGCGGTGAACCCCGAGCCCACCGCCGAAGAGCTGGCCGACATTGCCATTCAATCCGCCGATTCGGCGCAGGCCTTTGGTATCGAGCCCAAAGTGGCGATGATTTCCTATTCCACCGGCGCCTCAGGCAGCGGTGCCGAAGTGCAGAAAGTGAAAACCGCCACCGATTTGGCGCGCGCCAAACGCCCGGATTTGCTGATAGACGGCCCCTTGCAATACGACGCCGCCAGCGTGCCCAGCGTGGGGCGGCAAAAAGCCCCCGACAGCCCGGTGGCCGGCCAAGCCACGGTATTTGTATTCCCTGATTTGAATACCGGCAACACCACCTACAAAGCGGTGCAACGCAGCGCCAATGTGCTCAGCGTAGGCCCGATGTTGCAAGGCCTGAACAAGCCGGTGAACGATTTGTCGCGCGGAGCCTTGGTGGACGACATCGTTTACACCATCGCCATCACCGCCATTCAGGCGGTGCAAATGGCCAAAAAAGCCGTTTTGTAA
- a CDS encoding S24 family peptidase, protein MQDVPYMMQPMVAGYDDWAAEQNPQKIVPVRYHVNVFGSAGSGYELFEDAATEAMWFRASFFEYLETSPQKCFCTRVKGDSMHPTLIDRGTVLWQMANRYTAEGIYLFRQVNELRIKRLQMVNSHTIRIISDNADKGIYPTTLLNLSELQEHEFEIYGRYLWNCGIAR, encoded by the coding sequence ATGCAAGACGTACCTTATATGATGCAGCCCATGGTGGCGGGCTATGATGATTGGGCTGCCGAACAAAACCCGCAGAAAATCGTGCCTGTGCGTTACCACGTCAATGTATTCGGCAGCGCGGGCAGCGGCTATGAGCTGTTTGAAGACGCCGCCACCGAAGCCATGTGGTTTCGCGCCTCGTTCTTTGAATACTTGGAAACATCCCCGCAAAAATGCTTCTGCACCCGCGTAAAAGGCGACAGCATGCACCCCACACTGATTGATAGGGGCACCGTGCTATGGCAAATGGCCAACCGCTACACCGCCGAAGGCATCTACTTATTCCGCCAAGTCAACGAACTGCGCATCAAACGCCTGCAAATGGTCAACAGCCACACCATCCGCATCATCAGCGACAACGCAGATAAAGGCATTTACCCCACCACACTGCTGAATTTATCCGAGCTGCAAGAACACGAGTTTGAAATATACGGCCGCTACCTCTGGAATTGCGGCATCGCCCGCTAA
- a CDS encoding TetR/AcrR family transcriptional regulator, whose amino-acid sequence MAKESRPNTYNRIVDASLVLFNEEGERNISTNHIAAHLGISPGNLYYHFRNKDEIIMQLFKRYSQQLLGYLREATLPEDSSTIKDYMLGVYDVMWKYRFLFSDVNTLLARSAELLGEHNEFTRVKVSPLLLKLLTQLNDVGLIDADELARHELALNIWLITKYWFDFDSSLHEHTLTEASKFRGIKQTMSLLRPYVRAEHRPDFDAMMIGLMAGLPE is encoded by the coding sequence ATGGCCAAAGAAAGCCGCCCCAACACCTACAACCGCATTGTTGACGCCAGCTTGGTGCTGTTTAACGAAGAAGGCGAGCGCAACATCAGCACCAACCACATCGCCGCCCATTTGGGCATCAGCCCCGGCAATCTGTATTACCATTTCCGCAATAAAGACGAAATCATCATGCAGCTCTTTAAGCGCTACAGCCAGCAATTGCTGGGCTATTTGCGCGAAGCCACGCTGCCTGAAGACAGCTCCACCATCAAAGACTATATGCTCGGCGTTTACGATGTGATGTGGAAATACCGCTTCCTGTTCAGTGATGTGAACACCTTGCTGGCGCGCAGTGCCGAGTTGTTGGGCGAGCACAACGAATTCACCCGCGTGAAAGTGTCGCCCTTGCTGCTGAAACTGCTGACACAACTGAACGATGTGGGTTTGATTGATGCCGACGAGCTGGCGCGGCACGAGCTGGCGCTCAATATCTGGCTGATTACCAAATACTGGTTCGACTTTGACAGCTCGCTGCACGAACACACCCTCACCGAAGCCTCCAAGTTTCGCGGTATCAAGCAAACCATGAGCCTGCTGCGCCCGTATGTACGCGCCGAGCACCGCCCTGATTTTGATGCCATGATGATTGGCCTGATGGCCGGTTTGCCGGAATAA
- a CDS encoding alpha/beta hydrolase: MTNKPTIVLVHGFWGGAAHWAKVISLLHAQGFDKLYAVENPLTSLADDAERTRKMVQQISGPVVLVGHSYGGKVITEMGDLPNVQALVYIAAFAPDAGESAGGISQANPPQAFANIQPDSDGYLWVAQDKFQQSFCQDMSAEEALVMAVTQKAPVGSTFGDSVTDPAWKKKPCWYQISTADRMINPENQKMMAKRMQPRKTITLDASHASLASRPQEVAELIIEAANAVSQ, translated from the coding sequence ATGACAAACAAACCGACCATTGTTCTGGTACATGGTTTTTGGGGTGGCGCCGCTCATTGGGCCAAAGTGATTTCCCTGCTGCATGCACAAGGGTTCGATAAACTGTATGCGGTGGAAAACCCGCTCACCTCATTGGCCGACGACGCCGAGCGCACCCGTAAAATGGTGCAGCAAATCAGCGGCCCCGTGGTGTTGGTGGGCCATTCTTACGGCGGCAAAGTGATTACCGAAATGGGCGATTTACCCAATGTGCAGGCGCTGGTTTATATCGCCGCTTTCGCGCCGGATGCGGGCGAGAGCGCCGGCGGCATCAGCCAAGCCAACCCGCCGCAAGCCTTTGCCAATATCCAGCCCGACAGCGACGGCTATTTGTGGGTGGCGCAAGACAAATTCCAGCAAAGCTTCTGCCAAGACATGAGCGCCGAAGAAGCGCTGGTGATGGCGGTTACCCAAAAAGCACCCGTGGGCAGTACCTTCGGCGATTCGGTAACGGATCCGGCCTGGAAGAAAAAACCCTGCTGGTATCAAATTTCCACCGCCGACCGCATGATTAACCCCGAAAACCAAAAAATGATGGCTAAGCGCATGCAGCCGCGCAAAACCATTACCTTAGATGCCAGCCACGCTTCCTTGGCTTCACGCCCACAAGAAGTGGCCGAGTTGATTATCGAAGCGGCCAACGCCGTGAGCCAATAA
- the murB gene encoding UDP-N-acetylmuramate dehydrogenase — translation MMNLRHNADLQNHNTFALPVRAASLCTLTDECQLADIVRLPEYDADTVLWLGGGSNIVFGADYPGLVVHMANKGIAQHEGDDGNTVHVTAAAGEVWHDFVQYTVAQGLSGLENLSLIPGTVGAAPVQNIGAYGVEVQDTIASVRCFDLHTQHFVTLNNADCGFAYRDSLFKQAGRGRYVIVAVCFALSRRFEPRLHYGDVAAVAAELAAGAPINAATVAQAVCQIRQSKLPDPQVLANAGSFFKNPLLTAAAAHALLAQHPALPHYPQADGSVKLAAGWLIDQCGLKGFAVGDAAVHDKQALVLVNRGRARAADVAELVRIVCERVQQRFGVALEMEPIWLPRPTAV, via the coding sequence GTGATGAACCTGCGGCATAATGCGGATTTGCAAAACCACAACACGTTTGCGTTGCCGGTGCGTGCGGCTTCCTTATGCACGCTCACCGATGAGTGTCAGCTGGCCGATATTGTGCGGCTGCCTGAATACGATGCCGATACCGTGCTGTGGCTGGGCGGCGGCAGTAATATCGTGTTTGGTGCCGACTACCCCGGCTTGGTGGTGCACATGGCCAATAAAGGCATTGCCCAGCACGAGGGCGATGATGGCAATACAGTGCATGTTACCGCCGCCGCCGGCGAGGTTTGGCATGATTTTGTGCAATACACCGTAGCGCAAGGCTTAAGCGGGCTGGAAAACCTCAGCCTGATTCCGGGCACCGTGGGCGCGGCGCCGGTGCAGAATATCGGCGCGTACGGTGTGGAAGTGCAAGACACCATCGCATCGGTGCGCTGCTTTGATTTGCACACGCAACATTTTGTTACCTTAAACAATGCCGACTGCGGCTTTGCCTATCGCGACAGCTTATTTAAACAAGCCGGGCGTGGGCGCTATGTGATTGTGGCGGTGTGTTTTGCCTTGTCGCGCCGCTTCGAGCCACGCCTGCATTATGGCGATGTGGCCGCGGTGGCCGCCGAGCTGGCCGCCGGTGCACCGATAAACGCGGCCACGGTGGCGCAGGCGGTGTGTCAAATTCGCCAAAGCAAATTGCCGGATCCGCAAGTATTGGCCAATGCAGGCAGTTTTTTTAAAAACCCGCTGCTCACCGCCGCCGCGGCCCACGCCTTGTTGGCACAGCATCCGGCCTTGCCGCACTACCCGCAAGCCGATGGCTCGGTGAAACTGGCGGCAGGCTGGCTGATTGACCAATGCGGCCTCAAAGGCTTTGCCGTGGGCGATGCCGCCGTGCACGACAAACAGGCGCTGGTGTTGGTAAACCGCGGCCGCGCCCGTGCTGCCGATGTGGCTGAGCTGGTGCGCATTGTGTGTGAGCGGGTGCAACAGCGCTTTGGCGTGGCTTTGGAAATGGAGCCTATTTGGCTGCCACGGCCAACTGCGGTATGA